The Malus sylvestris chromosome 3, drMalSylv7.2, whole genome shotgun sequence genomic sequence TGATGCAAAACCAAATTGTATAATAGACTGAAAGAAACCATGGTGGGAGCAATGCCATCATATGTTAGCAAATAGAAACATGAATAGCTGCATACTTACGAGTTATAAAACAAGATTAATAGAATTGAGGATCAGATAAGTTTGAGCGGTTACTATACAAAATGCATATTTTAACATGAGCAAACCAGTATTATTATATCAAGATAATCAACTGCAAAGGCAAACCTCAAGGGATTGTCTCCTCCAATTCTGCCTCTAACATTATCCATACTCTCTCCATGCCTAGTAAGTAATATTGGGCGGGGCGTGAGGTGTGTATTCACCTACAACAGTGTACCAGAAATATATGAATACCTTACCAAAGTATGAAGAGACAAAGTGACAAAGGAGCACAAACAGGCAGTGGGGGTGGGGAGGCGTTTTGGGGCTTGGGGATAATCAACTAATCTCAGTTCTTTATATGGACATTCTACTGTAAGATTTTGGTATGGTATTCACAAGTGCAATTTGAAAGAGAAATCTTTTACTAAGACAATCTAAAAGGGGAACCTTTTACTAAGCTATATTCTTCAAGGAATAACATACCAGAAAGAAAACAATTCGTCCAGGAAGATAGCCACTGATGTTGTTCACCTGCACCAAAAAGAAAGCTTCTGAGTGGATATGAATCAAAAGTCAAATCTACACACGCATAAAAATCTAGGCCAAGGATGTTAAAGGGAGGAAGAATTTAGTGGCATTAAATTGAATTTACATATATGTAGGAGGTTCAACAATAACACGCTTAATAATTTCAGAAGATGTAGAAAGATCGAAATCCATTAGTTATATCTACCTCtggaacaaacaaaacacatgaTGTCCTAAGTGATGTTTCTGATATAGTTACTGCAGTTCACTACTCTCCAAAGAAAATGATACAAAAATGATTTGACCTTACTTGTATTTGGCCTCCATGCCCACTGACcatatcaatcattttgatgtACGACCCTTCCTCTACTGGCTCATAAACCTAGCAGTGGCAGCATAAAAGTAAATCTAAATATGATTAACAAGAATAGTTAAAGACCAAACTTCACCAAACAATTAATAGTACATGTCTTAGGGGAGTACTTTTTCATAATAAGCCAGTCGACTTTTGAAGTCCTGTAATCCAGCCTCAAAATCTGTCCTGCAGAGGGACAACAGTTAATGTACCACATAATCAATCAAGATATGGAACTAATGGTCCAGGTCTAAACATACTGTTCTGCATAATCGGGACTTTGCTGAATTTTAAGACGTATATTTCTTTCTATAATGCGTTCATCGTTGCATAACGTTTCCAGAAAAATAATCTGCAAAGAAATACATAAACATGAATAGACAAAACAAGTACGATAAAGGCTTAAGACCAAGTTTTTACAATGTCTGTTGGGAACTGTCACTCCGTTCAATACTCAAAGTACCTTGCACTTTCCTTCAGCCAACTTCATGAGCATATTTCTCCGTTTCCTTGAACTGTTTGTGGCATCAAATATTCCTACCTATAATCcagttggatatgttaaaaagAAAGGATCAATCAGAAGCCACTAGAGATCAAAATCACTCACGTAGAAGGACTTACCTGGCCACCTTCTTGCATCCAAGAAACCATGTCATCAAATGCCAGGGCTGCTACCTACTAGCACGTGATATATTAAAACTATGTACAAAGAAAAAGGTCAATATTGTGTTAACTTAGCCATTTGCCTCATGAAATCCAATTTACTATAAATAGTACTACTCTCAAGCACAAATATTCTGCAGAGTTATAAGCACCTATAGACTGTCATACACTAATGCCTGACTGACATAAGCTAAAAGTGCTCACCCTCAAAGTGTTTTCACTTCATTAGGTTTGTTTTCTCTTTCATGTTTCTTATAAGACCTCATCTCTTTCACTTGAGAAACATCCGTTCAAGATGCGTCTTTTCTAAACAGGAGAATACCTCATCTATTTCACTTCAGAAACATCCTTTCAAGATGGGTCTTTTCTAAACTGGAGAATCTATCATGATTTATCTagtaaaaaagaaagtaaatccAAGGACATTCACCTCATTACGTGCCTCCATGCCTTCAGGGTTGTCAGGTCGGAAAAAATCAGCAGtctgcataaataaaatatggtGAAATTTTGTAGGGCACCAAGAACTATTAGATTAGAATACCTAAACAGTGTTTAAATTTATATCCATAGTCCATACCCACATCTTCACTATTGTAGAACCATGTCAATTTTCTGTTGACACAGGAATACCACATGACATGTTTGCTTAAGTTTAAACTAAGATTCTAGTGATGAAAAAGTTAGGCAGAGAGACGAATGGATTGCATTTTGTAGGATCACTCATCAGTCAACAGATAACCAGTTAACCACTAAGGACTTCTAAAAACTCTGCCAATTAATCAACCAAACTTCAACTTCCTATAATTTTACCTGATTAGCTCCATGCTTAAGACGGCGGTACTGcaacaaaaaatacaaaaaaggtCATGTTGGAGTCCACTTTCATATATTTCAAACATTGAATAGAACAAACAATTGTCAATTATAAAAATAGCTAGTAACCTTTCCAATATTGAAGTGCTTGGTATCATGACCCAACCAGCGGAGATACCTTGTAAGCTTAGCTGCTGTAAAAGTTTTTCCACGAGCAGGCAAACCAACCTGAAGTACGTAAAACTTGTTAGAACTGTCTGCTCTAAAATATACTCATGAACAAATTATGAATCAACCAAAATGAAACCTTCCACGTTTCAAGCTACTAAGTAATACGTTTAAATTTTACaactaaagaaaaaacaaactaaTAAACAACACTAAAACTATATTTATAAAGTTCTAAGCTGTGTGGCCAACCACTCATGCAAGACAATACCAGGACAATTGCCAAATGTTTATCTTCCTTTGGTCCAAGCATTTGATCAGCTACGGCTGCAGCCGCAACCGCTCCAGCAGCTTCTGGCATCGAATTCTGATAAAAAGCATAGAAAGATTGAGTTTCAGAACAACACCCACTCCAGGTAGAGATGAGTTAAATTTTGATAATCTTCAAGGCCAGATGCTCGTCCCTACAGACCTTTTTTTCTGTATCAAATCTGGACTCGGAGAAAGTACTAGTACTAGAAGATTTAACTAGCCTAGGAGATCCAACACCCCTATCCACAAAGAGACCCCTGTGACTATCTTGCTTTTGGAAAGGTGAAAACGTTCCCACTGACTTTGATTCAACCATCCCAGAGGGAGAATAGAGCTTGGATGAATCTGGGATATCAACCTCCATCTCCTGCATAAACTTTGAATTAGAGGTATGCTATATGTAATACGGTACAATGGATTAAAATTCTCCACAGTCAAATATTGTCCCAGAATATGCTTAGAGCTTCTTACTGTAGAAGTTAACATTCAGATGTAATTCGGCACCAAAGTTGTTCTGATCAAAGTTGCAACAAAACAATGCGAAAGtaagaatagagagagagagagagagtagtttatatatttattaaccTTTGTAGTTGCATGTCGATCGGATAAAACACCACTATCCTTGAAGGTATATGAAGCACTGGTAGAGCCATCTGCTTTGGTAAAAATTCCAGAAAGATTTAATGACCTTGGAGTCTCTGTCATGTTAGCTGCATACATATGACCTGAATTGGCAGAAGTTGAAGGAGCTGGAACAACGTAATGTTCAAGGTCAAGCTCCAAACTAGCTGAAGAGCCATTCTGCATATAAAACAACCCCACTTTGAGCCAACCAACGAATATGGTCAAAAGCTTCTTAAACAGGTTGAAACAATCTAACCACCTCACTTTGATTTGTGCCAACCAGGACCTCAATTACAACCGATAAAATGTCAATAAAATGAATGAGCAATAAAGAGATGCAAATCTTCGGACTTGAAAAGTACCTCAGCACCTATCTCTGGCACTGTATCTAAACTGACATCAGGAATTCCGCGAACAGCAGAAGGCCTAAGGTTATCCTGATAAGCTCTCCAACTGGCTGCAAGATCAAACGGCGATACTCTATCCGCCTTAATGAACACCCGGTACTCGAGAACCTCATCACTGTTAAGCCTAAATATGGCCAGCCTTTGATCCCCTTGCAAGGCCCCTCCAATGAGTTGGCGGTTTGGACCCTCCTCCACAACACAAGGTGCAGGTGCGTTGTTGTTCCTTGGCTTCAAAAGAAACTTGAAGTCCAAAGTTTCTAGTTCCCGCACGAAAAACACAATCATATCCAatcaaaaatcgaaaaccaaGATCTTTGGACTCCACAGTGGCAACAGAATTGAACTAGGCAAATACTAGTACAGCAATTCAAAGCTTATAATTACAATTCGTGGTAATGAAATTCGAAAATTGAAAGCGGAATGATAAATTACCGTGATTCGGAGGAACAACAAAGCTCAATTCCCACATGGAAGTCGATTCCCGCTCCATTGAAAGCTAGTAATCATTCATACaaccaattcaatcaatcagcaatcagaaaacaaaaaagggaTTAACCAACCGAAAGAAAGTGAACTAATTGGATTGATTTTGTAGAAAGATTACAGCTTTGGAAGCATCCCAAGAGCCGACGAGCGGGACGGAGCCGAAGATGTGAGGAAGAAGCTCGCTTTTCTTGAGCTTGTAATTGTTCTCCATCTTCAACGACACGTACAGCTGTCCTCCTCCCTGGTCCAAatgctcctcctcctccggcTCCTCGCCGCCGTGGGAGCCGTCAGCCGTCCTCTTGGACGCACCAGTCCCCATTCTCCGCTCAGAAATGGCGTTGAGCTTGTTTGGTGGTGCGAGTTTTGGGGACTGGATAGAATGGGAGTGGACGGAGAACGAGTGGGATTGGAAAATTTTGGATTGGATTGAATTTATATCTTACCGGCCTGGCTTTGGATTGGAATAGCTTTCTGGTTAGACGATGGGGCCCACTGCCATGGCTAACTGCATAGCTTTCTAGATATACTCGCTTCTTCTGCTTGACACGTGTTTAGctatttaaaaacatttttaaattttaaaagcacatctaaACAAGTTCTATATTAGTTCTGATTAACAATCTAATATAAATAGGGTAAAGCTAGAAAGAGTAtacaatttacaaactaaatgatatatTACCAATAGAAATTAGCACATTCATCGActcttaagtaataatccaattatcgattttatatcatttagtttacaacattttatttacaatttagtctccctaacattacccacAAAAATATCTTGATAGCTTTTTAACTACaattgtccctaaaattgacctAAGTCATCACCTTGGTTCCTGATATTTGAAATCGATAAAATGAATCTTGAGTTTGTCCATCATTAATCATTTGAGTATTTTATGAAAAAtctcaattaaataaaaagaaaatgacaATGATACctcaattttttgtcaaatcatttaagcccatttttattaaattgagaggatttttgtcattttgatcattatttaaaattaatttttcatggaaAATTGATTATGGACAAACTCAGAGACCACTTCTattaatttcaaatctcaatgaccaaagtGAGTAGTTTTCTTTTCTCAAACATTGGAAAATGTAGAAGGATCatttttaggtttgaatttcaatttttacaaataatagaataatttacattaaattcatctaaattaCAGAAAAGAAATTCGAAGACAAAATCTCAAGTGCAAGAGCTACGTTTGGATTTCCTCCGATGTAATCGGAATAATAATTACGGGCCGAAGCCCAAGCAACAACAAAGATCTATTTATTTAGAAGATGGCCCAATAATGCCCTATAATTCTCACCTAGCTCGAGCCCATGTCCGTCCGATTACATCCAACGGCCCAAAATATAGCTAGGGTTTTGCTCATAAACGCTAGCACCTCGCTCCCTCACTCCCACAACGCATCTCCCATTTCTCATCCGCCGGTTCTCATCGGAGGACCTCCAACAAATATCGCAAGGTTTTCCAGTCTCGCTTCGCCGCCATGAGAGCCAAGGTAACAACTCCTAGCTGTTTACATTTCTGCATCCTCAATTTTTAGCTTTTCCGAAAAGTGCTTCTGATAAGAGATGAGCTCCCAAACAATGCCTTAGTTTCCGATCCTTGAATTATGAAGCTGAGATCATTTGTGCCGTGTGATtgcagtggaagaagaagaggatgaggaggttGAAGAGGAAGCGCCGAAAGATGAGGCAGAGATCCAAGTGAGGGCAGCAGCTGAGTGTAGCTGTTCGCATCGGGGTCCtcgtgtccttttggattttgtcAGACTTAGCGGTTTGTTTAGAATTAATGTGAAACCTTTGGCGTTCTTATCTGTTTATCTTTGCTGCACTTCTTAATATTTAAATGGAATTTGACTGCTTTTTATGATTGCTTTGGGTTGATGAAATTGTGGTTTTACTTGTTGTTTGAGTTGTTTATGTTTTGCATTGTGGTTTATCTGAGTAGAATGTTAAATTTTGGGGTTGAATTTCAAATTGTTTAGTTAAATTTGGGAACCAAGAAAACCCATTTGAATTTGGGGATAAAGTTGAGGGTTTCTCAAATTTGGCAGAGAGGTTGaggagttttcaaaatttgggaGGTTTAATGGAAAGATTGAagggttgggtttttttttttattctcaaaGATGGGGAAGTTTTAGGGAAGGGTTAGGGTTGGGTGAAGGCAATCATTGATCCTTCCTACATTCTTCTCCAAACTTAAATTTGCGTGAAAAAAATATCATCCAACCCTAACTCTTCTCATTTTTAAGAAATACAG encodes the following:
- the LOC126615852 gene encoding 6-phosphofructo-2-kinase/fructose-2,6-bisphosphatase-like; translation: MGTGASKRTADGSHGGEEPEEEEHLDQGGGQLYVSLKMENNYKLKKSELLPHIFGSVPLVGSWDASKALSMERESTSMWELSFVVPPNHETLDFKFLLKPRNNNAPAPCVVEEGPNRQLIGGALQGDQRLAIFRLNSDEVLEYRVFIKADRVSPFDLAASWRAYQDNLRPSAVRGIPDVSLDTVPEIGAENGSSASLELDLEHYVVPAPSTSANSGHMYAANMTETPRSLNLSGIFTKADGSTSASYTFKDSGVLSDRHATTKEMEVDIPDSSKLYSPSGMVESKSVGTFSPFQKQDSHRGLFVDRGVGSPRLVKSSSTSTFSESRFDTEKKNSMPEAAGAVAAAAVADQMLGPKEDKHLAIVLVGLPARGKTFTAAKLTRYLRWLGHDTKHFNIGKYRRLKHGANQTADFFRPDNPEGMEARNEVAALAFDDMVSWMQEGGQVGIFDATNSSRKRRNMLMKLAEGKCKIIFLETLCNDERIIERNIRLKIQQSPDYAEQTDFEAGLQDFKSRLAYYEKVYEPVEEGSYIKMIDMVSGHGGQIQVNNISGYLPGRIVFFLVNTHLTPRPILLTRHGESMDNVRGRIGGDNPLSDTGEIYAKKLANFVEKRLKSERAASIWTSTLQRTILTASPIVGFPKIQWRALDEINAGACDGMTYEEIQKNMPNEARNKDKLRYRYPRGESYLDVIQRLEPVIIELERQRAPVVVISHQAVLRALYAYFADRPLKEVPHIEMPLHTIIEIQMGVTGVQEKRYKLMD